Proteins co-encoded in one Ziziphus jujuba cultivar Dongzao chromosome 9, ASM3175591v1 genomic window:
- the LOC125424203 gene encoding disease resistance protein RPV1-like, which yields MVFMFEFLRNEAKFIQDFIAKVSNKLGVAQLNISEDLFGMDSRLEKLNVCVCTSSLDNVHFIGICGLGGIGKTTLAKAYYDWMFSQFQGCSFLSNVREVCEKKENGLVYLQNLLSDILNGLPTKIRDIHKGMDMIRSKLCRKKVLVVLDDIDKFDQLKALAGKNNWFGSGSRIIVTTRDESLLLSTYMDCSIYRVEELSYSEGLRLFSHKAFKSTHPSKEYEKLSEQVIAYAHGLPLALEVLGSFLCGKSVNQWESAVDRLKEYPNKEIMKVLQISFDGLEEIEKSIFLDIACFFNGVEEDNIIQIMDSCGFFTEIGIRVLIDKSLLHVDNHDKVRMHDLLQAMGKEIVRGKSRHEPGRRCRIWDYDDLCHVLEHNTGTKVEAIVCRFLEPKKLVCDFEAFSNMKKLRLLILQNLVLEMRDGQTLNIGNLSNELRFLRWHEFPAKYLPSNFQRGGLVELKLWLSKHLWNNAIKPLNNLKTIDISYSTNLRKFEDFGVVPNLEKLILVACVNLSEIHPSITLLERLTILNLKACNSLQNLPTSIGGLKSLNVLNLEGCVSLTDLPQDLGMATYLEQLILEDCRNLVEIPPSIGLLERLIILNLKACIRLQNLPTSMGSLKSLKVLNLEGCVSLTNLPEDLGLLNSLEELNLRGISVEDRDLPSSIALLENLKTLSCCGGRQWNNMMKIIVGKGLSSSAGLFSLKKLELVSCGLGNGAFPENLGCLVSLEQLNLSNNDFSHLPISFNKLSKLRHIDLSYCRDLELLGPELPPGLEWVGLSYCVSLDKFLDPLMKKICSLVCSATCVGCLKLATRQGSDRTAFTLLKAHLQNLPLKRFDILLPGNEIPSWFTRTSFEPSITLQLDPNWCNSKWMGLAVFLCALIPSPIFDCNVKIHERGHRFGLSNSYHRNVVSVVGSPADHLWLSYMPRNKIKAEWQSNNCNQLKFSFQTKDLDGETLTKKYIRSCGVRLVYEQDIEAMNPISSNRIEYPFEG from the exons ATGGttttcatgtttgaatttctaAGGAATGAAGCAAAATTTATACAAGACTTTATCGCAAAGGTATCAAATAAACTTGGTGTTGCACAGTTAAACATTTCGGAGGACCTTTTTGGTATGGATTCACGACTAGAGAAACTAAATGTCTGTGTTTGTACTTCATCATTGGATAATGTTCACTTTATTGGAATTTGTGGGTTGGGTGGAATTGGGAAGACAACTCTTGCCAAAGCTTATTATGATTGGATGTTTTCTCAATTCCAAGGTTGCAGCTTCCTTTCAAATGTTAGAGAAGTTTGTGAAAAGAAGGAAAACGGTCTTGTGTATTTGCAAAATCTTCTCTCAGACATTCTAAATGGGTTGCCTACAAAAATAAGGGATATTCATAAAGGAATGGACATGATAAGAAGTAAGTTATGCCGTAAGAAAGTACTTGTTGTCCTTGATGATATTGACAAATTCGACCAGCTAAAAGCATTAGCTGGGAAAAATAATTGGTTTGGCTCTGGAAGTAGAATAATTGTAACTACTAGAGACGAAAGTTTGCTCCTAAGTACATATATGGACTGTAGCATATATAGAGTTGAGGAATTGAGTTATAGTGAAGGTCTTCGACTTTTTTCTCACAAAGCCTTCAAAAGTACTCATCCTTCAAAGGAATATGAGAAGTTGTCTGAACAAGTGATAGCATATGCTCACGGCCTTCCATTAGCTTTAGAAGTACTAGGTTcctttttatgtggaaaaagTGTAAATCAATGGGAAAGTGCTGTGGATAGGCTGAAGGAGTATCCAAACAAGGAGATTATGAAAGTACTTCAAATCAGTTTTGATGGACTTGAGGAAATAGAGAAAAGTATTTTCCTAGATATTGCATGCTTCTTCaatggagttgaagaagacaatattattcaaattatGGATAGTTGTGGTTTCTTTACAGAAATCGGGATAAGAGTTCTTATTGATAAATCTCTCCTACATGTTGACAATCATGACAAAGTTCGGATGCATGACTTATTGCAAGCGATGGGAAAGGAAATTGTAAGGGGAAAATCTCGCCATGAACCAGGAAGACGCTGTAGAATATGGGATTATGATGATTTATGTCATGTTTTAGAGCATAACACA GGAACAAAAGTGGAAGCCATAGTATGCCGTTTTCTAGAACCGAAGAAATTGGTTTGCGATTTTGAAGCCTTCTCAAACATGAAGAAGTTAAGATTGCTCATACTTCAGAATCTTGTCTTGGAAATGAGAGATGGTCAGACACTGAATATTGGAAATCTTTCTAACGAGTTACGATTCCTTAGGTGGCATGAATTTCCTGCCAAGTATTTGCCATCAAATTTCCAACGAGGTGGACTTGTTGAATTGAAGTTGTGGTTGAGCAAACACCTTTGGAACAACGCTATCAAG CctttaaacaatttgaaaacCATTGACATAAGTTATTCAACAAATTTAAGAAAGTTTGAAGACTTTGGGGTGGTTCCAAATCTAGAGAAGTTGATTCTTGTAGCTTGTGTAAATCTATCGGAGATTCACCCATCCATCACACTTCTTGAAAGGCTTACTATCTTGAACCTGAAAGCTTGCAATAGTCTACAAAATCTTCCAACAAGCATAGGTGGTCTGAAATCTCTCAATGTTCTAAACCTTGAAGGTTGTGTAAGCCTCACCGACTTACCCCAGGACTTGGGGATGGCTACATATCTAGAGCAGTTGATTCTTGAAGATTGTAGAAACCTAGTGGAGATTCCCCCATCCATCGGACTTCTTGAAAGGCTTATTATCTTGAACCTGAAAGCTTGCATTCGTCTACAAAATCTTCCAACAAGCATGGGTAGTCTGAAATCTCTCAAAGTTCTAAACCTTGAAGGTTGTGTAAGCCTTACCAACTTACCAGAGGACTTGGGGCTTTTAAATAGTTTAGAGGAGCTCAATTTGAGAGGCATTTCTGTAGAAGACAGAGATCTACCATCTTCCATTGCACTTCTTGAAAACCTTAAAACACTATCTTGTTGCGGAGGACGACAATGGAACAATATGATGAAAATCATTGTTGGAAAAGGTCTCTCATCATCAGCTggtcttttttctttgaaaaagttGGAACTAGTCAGCTGCGGTCTTGGGAATGGAGCATTTCCTGAAAATCTTGGCTGCTTAGTTTCTTTAGAACAGTTAAACCTCAGCAATAATGATTTTTCTCACCTACCTATCAGTTTCAATAAACTATCCAAGCTTAGGCATATTGATTTAAGTTACTGTAGAGATCTAGAATTGTTGGGGCCAGAGCTTCCTCCTGGTCTAGAATGGGTAGGTCTTAGTTACTGTGTATCACTGGACAAGTTTCTTGATCCATTAATGAAGAAGATATGCAGCTTGGTGTGTTCTGCAACCTGCGTGGGATGCTTGAAATTGGCAACAAGGCAAGGCAGCGACAGGACAGCATTTACATTACTAAAAGCACACCTCCAGAATCTCCCCCTTAAAAGATTTGACATTCTTCTTCCTGGAAACGAAATTCCATCCTGGTTCACTCGTACAAGTTTCGAGCCCTCCATAACTTTACAACTAGATCCGAATTGGTGTAACAGTAAGTGGATGGGTTTGGCTGTTTTTTTATGCGCTCTTATACCAAGCCCAATTTTCGACTGTAATGTAAAGATTCACGAAAGGGGCCATCGATTTGGACTATCAAACTCTTATCATCGAAACGTGGTCTCAGTGGTGGGTTCCCCAGCGGATCACCTTTGGTTATCGTATATGCCTCGTAATAAAATCAAGGCAGAGTGGCAAAGCAATAACTGCAATCAGCTTAAGTTTTCATTTCAAACAAAAGACTTGGATGGTGAAACACTTACAAAGAAGTACATTAGATCGTGTGGTGTCCGTCTGGTGTACGAGCAAGACATAGAAGCTATGAACCCAATTTCCAGCAACCGCATCGAATATCCTTTTGAAGGATGa
- the LOC107427401 gene encoding monooxygenase 2, with protein MCTYLCPSLCVCVFVCVLFNLFYFLPFCAFKNLVAKKGSESQKEIKAMDEALEDVVIVGAGIAGLTTCLGLHRQGIRSLVLESSESLRITGFALLTWTNAWKALDAVGIADSLRQQHELLRGNVTSSTISGLQTSKMSFLAKGKHGEHEVRCLKRKLLLEALANELPGGSIRFSSKVVSIEESGFFKLVHLADGNIIKTKVLIGSDGVNSVIAKWLGFKKPVFTGRSAFRGCANFNSKHDFDPMLMQFFGQGVRSGAMPCDDKCVYWFFTWTPSNQEKELEDKPEKMRQYLMSKLGNIPEQVKAVIENTELDAFLSSPLRYRHPWELLWGNISKGNVCVAGDALHPMTPDIGQGGCSALEDGAVLARCLGEALLEIKQKSVIDAKEGYKKIEMGLKKYAKERRWRSFDLIATAYVVGFIQEGNGKIISFLRDKFFAPILAGWLLKRADFDCGKIL; from the exons ATGTGTACATATCTCTGTCcctctctgtgtgtgtgtgtgtttgtgtgtgtgttatttAACCTATTTTACTTCCTCCCTTTTTGTGCCTTCAAAAATCTTGTAGCTAAAAAAGGAAGTGAAAGCCAAAAGGAAATTAAGGCCATGGACGAAGCACTTGAAGATGTTGTGATTGTGGGAGCTGGAATTGCTGGCCTCACTACATGCCTGGGACTTCACAG GCAAGGCATAAGAAGCTTAGTGTTGGAATCTTCAGAGAGTCTGAGGATAACAGGATTTGCACTGCTAACATGGACAAATGCTTGGAAGGCCTTGGATGCTGTTGGAATTGCTGACTCCCTCCGCCAACAGCATGAGCTGCTTCGTGG GAATGTGACTTCCTCTACAATTTCAGGGCTCCAAACATCAAAAATGTCATTTCTTGCCAAAGGGAAACA TGGAGAGCACGAAGTTCGTTGCTTGAAAAGGAAGTTATTATTGGAAGCCCTTGCCAATGAACTCCCTGGAGGCTCCATTAGATTCTCATCCAAGGTGGTTTCTATAGAGGAATCAGGCTTCTTCAAGCTTGTTCATCTTGCTGAcggaaatatcataaaaactaaG GTGTTGATTGGTAGTGATGGTGTGAACTCGGTGATTGCAAAATGGCTGGGATTCAAGAAGCCTGTCTTCACAGGAAGATCTGCCTTCAGAGGCTGtgcaaatttcaattccaaacaTGACTTTGACCCCATGTTAATGCAGTTCTTTGGACAAGGTGTTAGATCTGGTGCCATGCCCTGTGATGATAAATGCGTTTACTGGTTTTTCACTTGGACACCTTCTAACCAAG AGAAAGAGTTAGAAGACAAGCCAGAGAAAATGAGACAATATTTGATGAGCAAGCTTGGAAATATACCAGAACAAGTAAAAGCAGTAATTGAGAACACAGAATTGGATGCATTTTTATCATCTCCATTAAGATATAGGCATCCTTGGGAGCTTCTATGGGGAAACATAAGCAAAGGCAATGTTTGTGTAGCTGGTGATGCACTCCATCCAATGACCCCTGATATTGGCCAAGGGGGTTGTTCTGCTTTGGAAGATGGTGCTGTTTTAGCTAGGTGTCTTGGTGAGGCACTATTGGAAATTAAGCAAAAAAGTGTTATAGATGCAAAAGAAGGATACAAGAAGATTGAAATGGGTTTGAAGAAGTATGCCAAGGAGAGGAGATGGAGGAGCTTTGATCTCATTGCTACAGCTTATGTTGTGGGTTTTATACAGGAGGGTAATGGGAAAATCATTAGCTTCTTGAGGGACAAATTTTTTGCCCCAATCCTGGCTGGTTGGCTATTGAAGAGGGCTGATTTTGATTGTGGGAAGATCCTATAA